From the genome of Oncorhynchus gorbuscha isolate QuinsamMale2020 ecotype Even-year linkage group LG18, OgorEven_v1.0, whole genome shotgun sequence:
ttactgctaacctacaaagcatttacatgggcttgctcctacctatctctctgatttggtcctgccgtacatacctacacgtacgctacggtcacaagacgcaggcctcctaattgtccctagaatttctaagaaaACAGCTAGAGGCAggactttctcctatagagctccatttttatggaactgtctgcctacccatgtcagagacgcaaactcggtctcaacctttaagtctttactgaaaactcatctcttcagtgggtcatatgattgagtgtagtctggcccaggagtgggaaggtgaacggaaaggctctggagcaacgaacctcccttgctgtctctgcctggccggttcccctctttccactgggattctctgcctctaaccctattacaggggctgagtcactggcttactggggctctctcatgccgtccctggaaggggtgcgtcacctgagtgggttgattcactgatgtggtcatcctgtctgggttggcgcccccccttgggttgtgccatggcggagatcttttgTGGGCTTTTGTGggctcagccttgtctcaggatggtaagttggtggttgaatatatccctctagtggtgtggggggctgtgctctggcaaagtgggtggggttatatccttcctgtttgaccctgtctgggggtgtcctcggatggtgccacagtgtctcctgacccctcctgtctcagcctccagtatttatgctgcagtagtttatgtgtcggggggctagggtcagtttgttatatctggagtacttctcctgtcctattcggtgtcctgtgtgaatctaagtgtgtgttctctaattctctccttctctctttctttctctctctctgaggacctgagccctaggaccatgccccaggactacctgacatgatgactccttgctgtccccagtccacctggccgtgctgctgctccagtttcaactgttctgccttattattatgttctgttataatctccacccggcacagccagaagaggactggccaccccacacagcctggttcctctctaggtttcttcctaggttttggcatttctagggagtttttcctggccactgtgcttctacacctgcattgcttgctgtttgggttttaggctgaaCTACAGCTCAATAAATTGATACCTGTGATTGTTGCTATCCCTGCATGTTTGGCAAATTACGTTTCTCACTGATAAACCCCTAACACACATCTAGCAAACACTGTTGAAAATAAAATTGTGGCGTCTGATACGAAATAGAGCAAATATGTTTCATGCGTAAAACAGTGTGCCAGTTAAACATCTATTGGTGAATCCACTGATAACGCATTTTTTTAAACTACTGTCAAAACAAAAAATTCATGTCCTGCGTTAATTACAGATTGGAGGATCATGCATACGGTGGCTTGCATAGCATCTAGCGATGgcatttttttttatctcagcCGCTCCTCCGCTGAGACGATAGTGCTACCAATAAGGATGCGGGACACATTGCGCGCGGGCAGAGGGCGGGTCGAAGCATCTTCAATTTGGTATACTGTGCTTGAAGCATTTCATTAGACCTCATGCACGCTGAACCGACACATAGGGATGCGGTAAGCAAAAGCCTATCTTGAAAAAATCTCTGCACACGAGTTTTGAAAAGTTGGAAGGTCTGGAGGACCTGATGGAGGACCAGCGAGACCAAGAACTGTGGGCGATGATGAACGATTCATGGACCAACTCGAGTCGCGGTGGAAACGACACGGGTACCAGGAACCAGACCGGTGTGAACCCCCTGAAGCGGAACGAGGAGGTGGCCAAAGTGGAGGTGACCGTTCTTGTCCTCGTCCTGCTGCTCGCGTTGGCCGGTAACCTTTGCGTCCTCTTGGCTATACATACGAGCAAGCACAGCCACTCTCGAATGTACTACTTCATGAAACACCTCAGTATTGCGGACCTGGTGGTGGCAATCTTCCAGGTCCTCCCGCAGCTCATATGGGACATTACATTTCGCTTCTACGGGTCTGATTTACTGTGCAGGCTGGTGAAGTACCTACAGGTTGTCGGGATGTTCGCGTCCACCTACATGCTTGTTCTAATGTCCATAGACAGATGCTTGGCGATATGTCAGCCCCTCCGCTCTCTGCACAAGAGGAAGGACTGTTTTTATGTGATTGCTTCTTGGATGCTTAGTCTGGTTTTCAGTACCCCTCAAGTGTACATATTTTCCTTGAGGGAGGTGGGCAACGGAGTTTATGACTGTTGGGGAGACTTCGTAGAACCCTGGGGCGCCAAGGCGTACATTACATGGATTAGTCTTACAATCTACATCATTCCAGTGGCTATTTTAAGTATTTGCTATGGCCTGATAAGTTTGAAAATATGGCAAAACTTTAAAATGAAAACCAGACGGGATCAGTGTATGTCTCTGACACCGCGGACGTCCAAATGTGCAGCGCTCTCTCGGGTGAGCAGCGTGAGGCTCATATCAAAAGCGAAGATCCGAACTGTCAAAATGACTTTTGTCATTGTCGTAGCTTATATTGTTTGTTGGACTCCTTTTTTCTTCGTACAAATGTGGTCGGCATGGGACCCTGCTGCACCCAGAGAAGGTAAACGATAAACGGCTTTATGCATGCATTACACActgctttatatatatatatggatgggGTTATAAGGAGGGAGGCACAGAGACTGACATGTCATTAGTTGGAGAATGTCttgttctcctgtctctctctcctggtgctATTTGTCACTATCTGAACAAGTCAAATGTTGTTTTAGTAAGAGAGTTATGGATTTTCTCATAAGAGGGAAGAGGGCATTTTCAATGGCTTTTTGATCCGGCTCAATTCTGTCTTATGTAGccaaatttgatttattttttattttttacattggataaaagtagagactcagtgctagaaaattgtatattatacactacagttgaggaacaatggaaaagtaattctgctttgaaagttgataaacttgtaaccccacttttgagaaaatggcaatTGAATGTTTTAGAGAGCTCTTCTTTCTCTACACCCATTCAGaaccattcacaccctcttaaacccgatccccacccatctctttaaggattcacatgtgaggccatgtgctaaacagagtgagtacggtggtgtactaaacaaccaaagatttcaagactaaaggctggttttaACTACGTCTGTAAACAGTTACATTATGACTGATACAGTTACATTatgaacattctattgttgtCCATTCTATTGTCGTCCGACATCAAACTTGTCTTTGTCGTTATGAAAAAGTATGAACACAAAAATGACGGGCTGCATGACATCAACAGCCTGGTGGTCCAAAGAAAGCAGGTatattttaacaccaataaacccatcTGTTTAAAAATGAATTTAGTATATGTCGATCTAGaaaaccaggcaactaaaagcaactttctaaccaatgtttttgtttgtttctagcttgttagctagctagctaatgttaagttagctggctagccagttcaaataatgaccatatcatatAGCTTACAACACCTTAAATTTAGCTAATTTgtattcattattacaggaaaataaactcacagCAAGATCCttatttacaagttaatggtGAGCTTACGGTTGTGAGTGTGACAAAATAAAAGCAGGGCATTCTACCAGATAAATTTAGAACTTAGACACTGTCTCGTTGGGCTAAAGTTATATCCCAATTTGACTTtagtgcaggtcatgttgttaaccgtctctggtaaacacacacactgtatcaaataaatcaaagtttatttgtcacatgcacaggatatagaaggtgtaaatggtacagtgaaatggttacttgcatagtcttttgtttagaaatgtaattaactagttagctaaacaatgaaccataatcccaactcataatgttACTATCCTGCATGAATCTGTAGCTAAAGCTAatcaactaggttcaatgttagctagctaattgggctataactagcaatgcaaatggttcTGAGATAccaataatattactacacagaacgtacacataacgttagctagcgagccagccagctgtTCTGCCAGGTGTTCTTTACAACAGCCTTTTGTGCAGTCTTTTTTTTCTTcccatatttgcaatcaaacacttttgcagttcttcGTGGTATCTTTCCAAAAGCCGTGTTATGAGAGATTACCTACGCATACTGAGCAGCTCAAATTATAGACAGGAGCGTGCTACATGTCAGACCTATCCAAACTCATtatcggcatgtccagcccatccattatctaaGCCAATCATGGCAAGAGGGAAGATTCCTGTCTTTTTCAGTGGCTAAACCAAAAATGTAACCATTTTATTTGTATTAACAAATGGCATAGAATtgtgttattaaggcacatgaaagttcacatattTCAGGCATTTCTGCcgaaaaacgcattttgataaaaCATTTACGTTTttgttcaaatgcctctcctgtaaagtagtgacgagcgacatatgcctagttttcTTAAATGAGTCACAAATGCCAACATGTATAATATATTCACAACCGGcagtgatttggagtcccatagggcggcgcacaattggcccagcgtcgtccaggtttagctggtgtaggctgtcattgtaaataagaatttgttcctgacttgcctagttaaataaaggtaatacataaataataatagtaaagtatatggacaccctttcaaattagaggattcagctatttcagccacatccgttgctgagaggtgtataaaatcgagcacacagccatgcaatctccataaacaaacattggcagtagaatggcgttactgaagaactcagtgactttcaacgtggcacagtcataggatgccacctttccaagtaGTCAGTTTGTgtcatttctgccctgctagagctgccccgatcaactgtaagtgctgtttttgGGAAGCGGAAAGTCTAGCAGCAACAACGTCtgagccgcaaagtggtaggacACAAGCCCAAAGACCCggaccaccaagtgctgaagcccgtagcacgtaaaaatcatctgtccttgaTTGCATCACTCACTAATGagttccaaacagactctggaagcaaagtcagcaaaacaactgtttgtcgggagcttgatgaaatgggtttcaatggccgagcagccgcacaaaaGCTTTAAATACAATCCATAAATACACCTCAAAATGGAAACAACCAAATTAGGGGATGAGGAGGACATGGCATGGCCTATCAGTGTAAAAATGTCTCCTTCAGCCCCGTCTTTTGTTTACCCATTCATCAGTAAAATGGGATTTTCCACCggtctgggttcaaatactatttgtaaTACTTTCACATACTTCGACTGTGATATGTGATTGTATCACCTAGctgtcttaagatgaatgcacttactgtaaGTTGATCTGGATAAGATCCTTTGATAAATGTAAAAGTATGCTTGATTTAATGTAGCTTGCATGTTGTAGTGAACCAATAGCAAAATGTGAACACCGCCCACGTGGTACTCCAGGCATGCTAAAGCAAAACATCTATGTATTAGAAAgatttaaacacttttttgaaCTTAGGTCTGATGTCTTGTGGTCATGACCATGCCTTAGGCCTTCGGTCCATAAGTGATATAGATGGTGTCTGTGGCAATGATTTGCACCGGTGTCTGCCTGAGTTGTCACCGTTAGCCTATTTGTCAGCTTTGCTCTGAACGCTTGGCGTGTGATTCATTCTCTGGATGGTGAGAATCATGAGCTGGTCCATGCTTCATAATGACCATGGCCTCCTGCGCCAGGCTAATCTAAAATTCAAGGCCTTATTTGGGCAAAAGTCCATTCTCcgtgctctctcctctgtcctctgtcctctcctccatgacCCGGAAACCGagtccttcccagaagagttttAAATCTGCCAAAACCCACGTTGAATCAGCTATTGTTTTCATGAAGGAGAAAAGcatgcaaacatttaaaaacaatatacTACTTATCCCTTTATCTATACAATGTCTGCACAACAAACTGTATTTGTTTTTATCACTTtatacatttattttgggattccACCCTGTAAACTTAATTTTCCTGAGGGAGCACGACAAGGAGTCTCATTTCATACAAGCGCATTTTCGTCCACTTTCCCTCTCCTGGCCCGCCTCTCCGAgattacctttgacctttttcaaaatgaagccagagaggacagaggaggaggatgcAGAGTTGAGCTAATCTAATTGAGAAAAGGCCTGTGTCTTTGCACAAATTAAGATCCAAGACCAGAGAAGGATTTACAGTCTTAATGACAAATCCAGCGagatggcctctctctctctctctctctctctctctctctctctctctctctctctctctctctctctctctctctctctctctctctctctctctctctctctctctctctctctctctctctctctctctctctctctctctctctctctctcaagtctagTGGAGGTAGCACAACACGATATTAATTGGATGAACCTGACAAGAGTCTCTCTCTGTGCATGATTAATACATGAGTAGGAGAAAACTATTAATACATGGGTACGCCCATGGTGACTTATAATTGACACCTGTTCAGCTGTTCAGCTCTCAACTCTCCTAAttgatttttattattattttagcaCCTAGCAACTCAGACGCCCGTTGGTGcgcacgagcagtgtgggtgcaatgattgaataacatgtatgtgtaaatTGATTTTGCAGAGTTCACGCATGCGACGCGactggtgtggtcagcatgtagggtcatgtataaagatgctgggcaggccattattttggctaccgtggcttcagggcacgagtggtcactgaatggtttgcatgaaaacaatgtaaaccaCATGCAATGGCCGTCTCAATCACAAAATCCCAATCCTATTGAACACTCATGGGAAATTCTGGAGCGAATAAAACACGACatgatggaatttcttgtggaagaatggtgtcgcatccgtCGAGTAGAGCTCCAGACACTTGTACAATCTATACCAaagtgcattgaagctgttctggttcGTGGTGgtccaacgccctattaagacactttatgtggGTGTATCCTTTATTTTGCCAGTGACCTGTGTATTGAAAGCTGTCGACAGGTGAAAATTACACTATTTATAaagccttccttctctctctctctctctttatcctagACATGGCGTTCATC
Proteins encoded in this window:
- the LOC124003941 gene encoding isotocin receptor-like, coding for MEDQRDQELWAMMNDSWTNSSRGGNDTGTRNQTGVNPLKRNEEVAKVEVTVLVLVLLLALAGNLCVLLAIHTSKHSHSRMYYFMKHLSIADLVVAIFQVLPQLIWDITFRFYGSDLLCRLVKYLQVVGMFASTYMLVLMSIDRCLAICQPLRSLHKRKDCFYVIASWMLSLVFSTPQVYIFSLREVGNGVYDCWGDFVEPWGAKAYITWISLTIYIIPVAILSICYGLISLKIWQNFKMKTRRDQCMSLTPRTSKCAALSRVSSVRLISKAKIRTVKMTFVIVVAYIVCWTPFFFVQMWSAWDPAAPREDMAFIIAMLLASLNSCCNPWIYMFFAGHLFHDLMRCFICCSSQYLKASQCGGCDRQQSRRSVSTSTSTFVIKNHSSQRSITQTTST